A genomic region of Methanobacterium sp. SMA-27 contains the following coding sequences:
- a CDS encoding Mur ligase family protein yields the protein MIEITTSSLAKELNGKLIGPEKPLKGIFTFLNHAKPGDFVIRHWIDDKGVEIANKKGVSCIITQNPQEKAIEIAQELEIPIIITPKIEIANAFALKWAVKNFAKDSLRVVVTGTNGKSTTTHMIYSILTEAGYNTYTNTDAQSEFNTLIDPVVANQLAEFEYVSGEKIQAMVIEVSEVQGWLDKLMKDHAHLMTAAVDPNVLVITNVGLDHIGLVNSIEETFNEIYGSLEAISSKNVSGKLHDNGTNHVYAILNSDDQLLIEMGDLITKDKSVNVSFYGSSVNESLCQDVTLKTDGIYISEKIFLKMAELPFKSIHFIQNTMAAIGATLALNIDFEIIKHAVSSYKPLERRFTVLDTDPLIIDDFAHNPDGIIATIKSAAKMCKGVLYIVFAIRGSRGEAINRLNSEALVNGLEDVNYNLIVTSSAEAVDNLNTVKLVEKNIVLNTLTEHGFDYVFQENLYPALNYCIGSAGKIDTILLIGAQGMDPASKVLKKIVKDTN from the coding sequence ATGATTGAGATCACAACATCTAGCCTGGCCAAAGAGTTGAATGGAAAATTAATAGGACCTGAAAAACCTTTAAAGGGTATTTTCACTTTTCTTAACCATGCTAAACCTGGCGATTTTGTTATAAGACATTGGATTGATGATAAAGGAGTAGAAATAGCAAATAAAAAAGGTGTTTCATGTATAATAACACAAAATCCCCAGGAAAAAGCTATTGAAATAGCCCAAGAATTGGAAATACCCATTATAATAACACCCAAAATAGAAATTGCCAATGCATTTGCATTAAAATGGGCTGTTAAAAATTTTGCCAAAGATTCTCTTCGTGTGGTTGTTACAGGTACAAATGGCAAATCCACAACAACTCACATGATCTACAGCATACTTACTGAAGCAGGCTATAACACTTACACAAATACAGATGCTCAATCTGAATTTAATACCTTGATTGATCCAGTTGTTGCAAACCAATTAGCAGAATTTGAATATGTATCCGGTGAAAAAATTCAAGCAATGGTTATAGAGGTTTCAGAAGTTCAAGGATGGCTTGACAAACTTATGAAAGACCATGCACATCTCATGACAGCAGCAGTAGATCCAAATGTACTTGTAATCACAAATGTAGGTCTTGATCACATAGGTCTTGTAAATTCAATTGAAGAAACCTTTAATGAAATATACGGATCTTTAGAAGCTATTTCATCCAAAAATGTATCAGGAAAATTGCATGACAACGGTACAAATCATGTTTATGCTATTTTAAATTCTGATGATCAATTATTAATTGAAATGGGAGATCTCATAACCAAAGACAAATCTGTAAACGTCTCATTTTATGGTAGTTCAGTGAATGAATCGCTATGTCAAGATGTGACATTGAAAACCGATGGTATTTACATCAGTGAAAAAATTTTCTTGAAAATGGCGGAACTTCCATTTAAAAGCATACATTTCATACAAAATACCATGGCAGCAATAGGGGCTACTTTAGCTTTAAATATTGATTTTGAAATTATTAAACATGCTGTTTCATCTTATAAACCTCTTGAAAGAAGGTTCACTGTGCTTGACACTGATCCATTAATAATTGATGATTTTGCCCATAATCCAGATGGAATAATTGCCACCATAAAAAGTGCAGCTAAAATGTGTAAAGGAGTTCTTTACATCGTATTTGCAATTAGAGGTTCCAGAGGAGAAGCAATTAATCGTTTAAATTCAGAAGCTCTTGTAAATGGGCTTGAAGATGTTAATTATAACCTAATTGTTACAAGTAGTGCCGAAGCAGTTGATAATTTAAATACAGTTAAATTAGTTGAAAAAAACATTGTACTTAATACCTTAACAGAACATGGTTTTGATTATGTGTTTCAAGAAAATTTATACCCTGCATTGAACTACTGTATTGGATCAGCAGGAAAAATCGATACTATATTGCTGATAGGGGCTCAGGGAATGGATCCTGCAAGTAAAGTATTGAAGAAAATTGTTAAAGATACAAATTAA
- a CDS encoding glycosyltransferase family 4 protein — protein sequence MSNIPVEIFIFLLAFISTAFFTLFIKKLLKYADVKDNPIVTEHSHKAGTPTMGGLAILLGVLLLACIFYTDKSLVLTVMIMMTAGIVGLMDDLIGLKTKEIQKVIRNISPNPVEIGRLTIKTGENARVTTPKAKKDLENLLKNNLVEITGEAPIKSEIKENEKILAQILVSLFLVASGAVGASVLGFNIGLLIIPVVIFGIIGSINSVNLIDGMDGLAAGILAIASAASAIFAISTGNPSGSLPFIILTGACLGFLVFNRYPASIFMGDTGAFALGAGYMTAAFLGDIVYFAVIVIAVPIFSVIVSLLHRAHIIKLPVEPLHHTLHYKGLSEKKIVLLYWAATIIVCLIALYGYKVL from the coding sequence TTGAGCAATATTCCTGTAGAAATTTTCATATTCTTACTTGCATTCATATCAACAGCATTTTTTACCCTATTTATAAAGAAGTTGTTGAAATATGCTGATGTAAAGGACAATCCAATTGTTACTGAACACAGCCATAAGGCAGGTACACCCACAATGGGCGGACTTGCTATTCTTTTGGGAGTTCTCCTACTTGCATGCATTTTCTATACAGATAAAAGTCTTGTTCTAACTGTGATGATCATGATGACTGCAGGGATAGTTGGTTTGATGGACGATCTAATCGGGTTAAAAACCAAGGAAATACAAAAAGTTATCAGGAATATCAGTCCAAATCCAGTTGAAATTGGAAGATTAACTATTAAAACAGGTGAGAATGCAAGGGTAACCACCCCCAAAGCTAAAAAAGACCTTGAAAATCTCTTAAAAAATAATTTGGTAGAAATTACTGGTGAAGCACCTATTAAAAGTGAAATAAAAGAGAATGAAAAAATTTTAGCCCAAATACTTGTATCATTATTCCTTGTAGCTTCAGGGGCTGTTGGTGCTTCAGTACTGGGATTTAATATTGGATTGTTAATAATACCGGTTGTAATATTTGGAATTATTGGTTCAATAAATTCTGTGAATCTTATCGATGGAATGGATGGCCTTGCAGCAGGAATTCTTGCCATAGCATCTGCTGCTTCCGCAATATTTGCAATTTCTACAGGAAATCCAAGTGGATCTTTACCATTTATTATACTAACCGGAGCATGCTTAGGATTTTTAGTTTTTAATAGATATCCTGCAAGTATTTTCATGGGCGATACAGGTGCCTTTGCCCTTGGTGCTGGTTATATGACAGCGGCATTTCTGGGAGATATTGTATACTTTGCAGTTATAGTAATTGCAGTTCCTATATTTTCAGTTATTGTAAGCCTTCTTCATAGAGCTCATATTATAAAACTGCCGGTAGAACCATTGCACCATACTCTTCATTACAAGGGATTATCCGAGAAAAAGATAGTTTTGCTTTACTGGGCAGCAACTATAATTGTGTGTTTGATTGCTTTATACGGATATAAAGTACTTTAA
- a CDS encoding ATP-grasp domain-containing protein yields MKILFIGARLFDDVAIYNKKNSITSIITDSNPNSPNLELADSHHIVSRGMDEPMEIAIKEDVDGVVPLIGIDGPLVEVAIMKENLETEYGIPVAAAGVRAASICANKYKTKEFLIKNNINTPKCFKISKNNHEVLNGQNINKIPFVLKQDEGQGGSGINIVYSKEKIEEYFMEYETAMAEKFIEGPEVSIEILRWKGKSVPLVPVYKGETTLEGIHPLKKIKKAPLELDGINNTNNNKHIQEIAVKIADSMGLEGTADIDIIFDPETNENKVIEINARPSGTRYITYAATNVNIMHELINMASGQWDALKLKNRIKDYSGIEIPVGNYPSNKNNYKFREISHETPWLIHGPQNHERITVRGETMNAAVNIAEKLEILEKNSI; encoded by the coding sequence ATGAAAATACTTTTTATAGGAGCTCGTCTTTTCGATGATGTAGCAATCTACAACAAAAAAAATTCCATAACAAGCATTATTACAGATTCAAACCCCAATTCCCCCAACTTAGAACTTGCAGATTCACATCATATCGTTTCTAGGGGAATGGACGAACCGATGGAGATTGCTATTAAAGAGGATGTAGATGGAGTTGTGCCATTGATAGGAATTGATGGGCCTCTTGTTGAAGTAGCAATTATGAAAGAAAATCTTGAAACCGAATATGGCATACCCGTTGCTGCAGCAGGAGTTCGTGCAGCATCAATATGCGCAAACAAGTATAAAACCAAAGAATTTTTGATTAAAAATAATATTAATACCCCTAAATGCTTCAAAATCTCAAAAAATAATCATGAAGTTTTAAATGGACAAAATATTAATAAAATCCCCTTTGTCTTGAAACAGGATGAAGGACAGGGCGGATCTGGAATTAACATCGTATATTCGAAGGAAAAAATAGAAGAATATTTCATGGAATATGAAACAGCCATGGCTGAAAAATTCATTGAAGGACCGGAAGTTTCCATCGAAATTTTGAGATGGAAGGGAAAATCAGTACCTTTGGTTCCAGTTTATAAGGGCGAAACAACACTTGAAGGTATCCATCCACTTAAAAAAATAAAAAAAGCACCTTTAGAATTAGATGGAATCAACAATACCAATAATAACAAACATATCCAAGAAATTGCAGTTAAAATTGCAGATTCTATGGGATTAGAAGGAACAGCGGATATTGATATTATATTTGACCCTGAAACCAATGAAAATAAGGTAATAGAAATCAATGCCAGACCTAGTGGTACAAGATATATCACTTACGCTGCAACCAATGTGAACATCATGCATGAATTAATTAATATGGCATCTGGTCAATGGGATGCTTTGAAACTTAAAAATAGAATTAAAGATTATTCAGGAATTGAAATACCTGTTGGTAATTATCCATCTAATAAAAATAACTATAAATTTAGAGAAATTTCACATGAAACCCCCTGGCTTATCCACGGACCCCAAAATCATGAACGTATAACTGTTCGGGGTGAAACAATGAATGCAGCTGTTAATATAGCTGAAAAACTTGAAATTTTGGAGAAAAATTCTATTTAA
- the hycI gene encoding hydrogenase maturation peptidase HycI — MLEQELKKFLKDHKLVIFLCIGNVMRGDDAIGPILARKLKVIFKNQKDFIIINAETVPENYTGLIRKEEPSHIIFIDAVEMDMNPGEIKLIESNEIANYSISTHAMPISFMIKYIESFTDAKILLIGVQPKNIDLSNQVSDEVKNGVEELSRILKNNFNV; from the coding sequence GTGTTAGAGCAAGAATTGAAAAAATTTCTTAAAGATCATAAACTTGTCATATTTTTATGCATAGGAAATGTTATGCGTGGAGACGATGCAATAGGTCCAATTTTAGCCAGAAAATTGAAGGTAATATTCAAAAACCAAAAGGATTTTATAATTATAAATGCTGAAACAGTGCCAGAAAATTATACTGGACTTATAAGAAAAGAAGAACCTTCACATATAATCTTCATTGATGCTGTTGAAATGGATATGAATCCCGGAGAAATAAAATTAATCGAAAGCAATGAAATTGCTAATTACAGTATTTCAACACATGCCATGCCAATATCATTCATGATCAAGTATATTGAATCATTTACAGATGCTAAAATTCTTTTAATAGGTGTACAACCTAAGAATATAGATTTATCAAACCAAGTTTCTGATGAAGTAAAAAATGGTGTTGAAGAACTTTCTAGAATTTTAAAGAATAATTTCAATGTTTAA
- the nikR gene encoding nickel-responsive transcriptional regulator NikR has translation MRISMSLPKKLLNEFDEVLKDRGYQSRSKGIRDALKDYIVRYQWMNEMEGERIGILAVIYDHHYTGVMEDLTDIQHDYREYINAVMHVHMTGKYCLEVVVVKGDVKYIRDLTEKIMRLKGVEHVKLTSTASGEKIE, from the coding sequence ATGCGAATAAGTATGTCGTTACCGAAAAAATTACTAAATGAATTTGACGAAGTATTAAAAGACAGAGGATACCAATCAAGGTCTAAAGGTATAAGGGATGCATTAAAAGATTATATAGTCAGATACCAGTGGATGAATGAAATGGAAGGCGAGAGAATAGGAATACTCGCAGTTATATACGATCATCATTACACCGGTGTTATGGAAGATCTAACCGATATCCAGCATGATTACAGGGAGTACATCAACGCTGTTATGCATGTTCACATGACAGGAAAATACTGTTTAGAAGTTGTTGTTGTTAAAGGAGATGTTAAATACATCCGTGATTTAACTGAAAAAATCATGAGATTAAAAGGTGTTGAACACGTCAAACTAACAAGTACAGCAAGTGGTGAAAAGATAGAATAA
- a CDS encoding HPP family protein — protein sequence MEVKEAMNQGVITVDPEIRPLEAFEKMYKEGVRRLFVLDSNGNPKGVVSYSDLIGVLGSLRPTNKEIATLKISDIMSEDVMTIDANNGIEDAANLMVRADVSGLLVLENEKPVGVITKTDICRMVAAELLVPI from the coding sequence ATGGAAGTTAAAGAAGCCATGAATCAGGGCGTAATTACTGTTGATCCGGAAATTCGGCCATTAGAGGCATTTGAAAAGATGTATAAAGAAGGTGTACGAAGACTATTTGTTTTGGATAGTAATGGAAATCCAAAGGGTGTTGTTTCCTACTCTGATTTAATAGGAGTTCTAGGAAGTTTGAGACCTACAAACAAGGAAATAGCAACTCTAAAAATATCCGATATAATGTCTGAAGATGTTATGACAATAGATGCAAATAATGGAATTGAGGATGCTGCAAATTTAATGGTGAGAGCAGATGTTTCGGGCCTCCTTGTTTTGGAAAATGAAAAACCCGTTGGAGTTATAACAAAAACAGATATTTGCAGGATGGTGGCTGCAGAGCTTTTGGTTCCAATTTAA
- a CDS encoding DASS family sodium-coupled anion symporter, with translation MAIIIFVFVMLIPLPGLSYSGHAAIALLIFAIIMWATEALHLAVTSLILLFLQPLLGIESFNNAVIGFANPIIFLMIGGFILAEAIRKSGLAERLTYFLLSKLGTSPSMSLFAAVFSTGLLSAWIENVVAFAMLLPIIKQIVPLMGVNEPEKGNSNFAKAMVLGASYGSLAGGFGTEIGTAPNLMAAAYTHLPFVNWMIFGFPLALIMLFVTWKLLGWIFPPEVKGIVGGMDTITDTLSKMGSMTKTEKITLAILLFTIGLWVTTGITGIDSYSVALIGAALYFISGVIDWKDAQKNIDWGLIVFFGGALSLGAALLNTGAAAWLIQDLIGMLGTNVSTVSIMLLLMIIGVLITQVMSNIALSAILVPLSVTLAAAQGQPVGIYAVPVAIACSLSFMFPMADPTVAMAYGTGYVKIKEILKAGIPMVVIGIILTVIIMLTIAKPFLG, from the coding sequence CTGGCCATAATTATATTTGTATTTGTTATGCTGATACCTCTGCCAGGTTTGAGTTATTCTGGACATGCTGCAATCGCTCTTTTGATCTTTGCAATAATAATGTGGGCCACAGAAGCACTCCATCTGGCTGTAACTTCTTTAATACTACTGTTTTTACAACCATTATTAGGTATTGAGAGTTTTAACAATGCAGTCATTGGTTTTGCTAATCCAATCATATTCTTGATGATAGGAGGTTTTATATTAGCAGAAGCCATACGAAAAAGTGGTCTTGCTGAACGTTTAACTTATTTCTTACTTTCTAAACTTGGTACCAGTCCGAGTATGAGTCTTTTTGCAGCTGTTTTTTCTACGGGTCTTCTTTCAGCTTGGATTGAGAATGTTGTTGCATTTGCAATGCTTCTACCAATTATTAAGCAGATTGTACCTTTAATGGGCGTAAATGAACCAGAAAAGGGTAACAGTAACTTTGCAAAGGCAATGGTGCTGGGTGCTTCTTATGGTTCACTTGCCGGTGGGTTTGGTACCGAAATTGGAACGGCTCCCAACTTGATGGCGGCAGCATATACACATTTACCATTTGTAAACTGGATGATATTTGGATTTCCGCTTGCATTAATAATGTTGTTTGTTACTTGGAAGCTTTTAGGCTGGATATTTCCACCGGAGGTTAAAGGAATTGTTGGTGGAATGGATACAATTACCGATACCCTAAGTAAAATGGGTTCAATGACAAAAACAGAAAAGATAACTCTTGCAATATTGTTGTTTACAATTGGATTATGGGTTACAACGGGTATAACCGGAATTGACAGTTATTCTGTTGCATTAATAGGTGCTGCATTGTACTTCATAAGCGGTGTAATAGACTGGAAAGATGCTCAGAAAAATATTGACTGGGGACTTATAGTATTCTTTGGAGGAGCTCTTTCTCTTGGAGCAGCACTACTGAATACTGGCGCTGCCGCTTGGTTGATACAAGATTTAATTGGAATGCTTGGAACTAATGTTTCAACTGTCTCCATAATGCTCTTATTAATGATAATTGGCGTGTTAATAACGCAAGTAATGTCCAACATAGCATTATCTGCTATTTTGGTACCGCTTTCAGTTACACTTGCTGCTGCTCAGGGTCAACCTGTTGGAATTTATGCAGTGCCTGTAGCTATTGCCTGCTCTCTATCATTCATGTTCCCAATGGCAGATCCAACAGTTGCAATGGCATATGGAACGGGTTATGTGAAGATCAAGGAAATACTCAAAGCAGGAATCCCAATGGTTGTGATAGGAATTATCCTGACAGTAATCATAATGTTGACCATAGCGAAACCATTCCTTGGATAA
- a CDS encoding TrkA family potassium uptake protein, with amino-acid sequence MYIVIMGAGRVGLTLATSLVAVGHDVTLIENDSDLCGNAARELDALVICGNGTDIKTLLEANIADANVFVAATGNDEANLLSCILVKDYNISKVIARVSNPDHNNAFRKVGIDVVVSPELTAAGYLEKLITRPKIADLIVIGKGNAELLELSVDNAKMVGKKIGDISPTDDYIIAAIHKNGEIKIPKDGMMLKKGDRISILAKTKAIKAVTKKFTK; translated from the coding sequence ATGTATATAGTTATAATGGGTGCGGGAAGGGTAGGTCTGACTCTGGCAACTTCATTAGTTGCAGTGGGTCATGATGTAACCCTCATTGAAAATGATTCTGATTTATGTGGTAACGCTGCAAGAGAGCTTGACGCATTGGTGATATGTGGAAATGGTACTGATATAAAAACTCTTTTAGAGGCTAACATTGCTGATGCAAATGTTTTTGTTGCAGCAACTGGAAATGATGAGGCAAATCTACTTTCCTGTATTCTTGTTAAGGATTACAATATTTCAAAAGTTATTGCAAGGGTTAGTAACCCTGATCATAATAATGCCTTCCGTAAGGTTGGGATAGATGTGGTTGTAAGTCCAGAGCTTACTGCAGCAGGCTATCTAGAAAAGCTAATCACACGACCCAAGATAGCAGACTTGATAGTAATTGGAAAGGGAAATGCTGAACTACTTGAACTCAGTGTGGATAATGCTAAGATGGTTGGAAAAAAGATTGGGGATATCAGTCCAACAGATGATTATATTATTGCAGCAATCCATAAGAATGGGGAAATAAAAATTCCAAAAGATGGTATGATGCTAAAAAAAGGAGATAGAATATCTATTTTAGCAAAAACAAAAGCAATTAAGGCAGTTACCAAAAAGTTTACAAAATAG
- the cobQ gene encoding cobyric acid synthase CobQ: MVQGTSSNAGKSVVVTALCRTYAKRGYKVAPFKSQNMSLNSYTTNENAEIAMAQVIQAEAAGVEPSYNMNPILLKPKEDFISQVIVHGKPAGDMNFYHYQNNFRKEALEAIESSLEALKKDYDIIVIEGAGSPAEINMLDKDLANMQIARMADADVILVADIDRGGVFASIAGTFSLLPEEDRERIKGIIINKFRGNLDILMPGIRQIEDIVGVPVLGVLPYDDSLKLPEEDSASLSEHKYSSDGRIKIGVMRLPRISNFTDIDPLEYEPDVSIKLIEMCDEIGDVDALIIPGTRNSVSDLVALKESGLADEIKSLSSKIPIFGICGGYQILGNDIIDDNFKESKYGSVKGLALLDVQTRFGEVEKIVTQSQGKVLDEGMFECVNGNIIKGYELHEGLSYLRNSKPLLEVAEGCGNNSESGFDGAVNGLTAGTYFHGIFHNFHFRRFFTDYLRISKGYEKLGFDRDDFVEMKNFSIERLAEIFGENIDMEIFDKKIR; this comes from the coding sequence ATGGTACAGGGAACCTCTTCTAATGCAGGTAAAAGTGTTGTGGTCACTGCACTGTGCAGGACATATGCAAAAAGAGGTTACAAAGTTGCACCCTTTAAATCTCAGAATATGTCACTTAATTCTTACACAACGAATGAAAATGCAGAGATTGCAATGGCCCAAGTTATCCAAGCAGAGGCTGCTGGGGTTGAACCATCATATAATATGAATCCAATACTTCTTAAACCTAAAGAAGATTTTATCTCCCAAGTAATTGTACATGGAAAACCCGCCGGAGACATGAACTTCTACCATTACCAGAACAATTTTAGAAAAGAAGCACTTGAAGCCATTGAAAGCTCCCTTGAAGCTTTAAAGAAAGATTATGACATTATTGTAATTGAAGGTGCTGGTTCTCCTGCAGAAATAAACATGTTGGACAAAGACCTTGCAAATATGCAAATTGCAAGAATGGCCGATGCAGATGTTATTCTGGTTGCAGACATTGATCGTGGCGGAGTTTTTGCATCAATTGCAGGCACATTCTCTCTTCTACCCGAAGAGGATAGGGAACGGATCAAAGGGATTATTATCAACAAATTCAGGGGAAATCTTGACATACTAATGCCGGGAATACGCCAGATAGAAGACATTGTGGGAGTTCCAGTACTAGGTGTTTTACCGTACGATGACAGCCTTAAACTCCCTGAAGAAGATTCAGCTTCATTATCTGAACACAAATACTCATCTGATGGTAGGATAAAAATTGGGGTAATGAGGCTGCCGAGGATATCCAACTTCACTGACATAGATCCTTTGGAATATGAACCCGATGTTTCAATAAAGTTAATTGAAATGTGTGATGAAATTGGTGATGTTGATGCATTGATTATTCCTGGCACAAGAAACAGTGTTAGCGACCTAGTTGCACTAAAAGAATCTGGACTAGCCGATGAAATTAAAAGTCTGTCCTCCAAAATTCCAATTTTCGGAATATGTGGAGGCTATCAAATATTGGGCAACGATATCATAGATGATAATTTTAAGGAATCCAAATATGGGAGTGTGAAAGGTTTAGCACTTCTCGATGTTCAAACAAGGTTTGGAGAAGTAGAAAAAATAGTTACCCAGAGCCAAGGTAAAGTACTTGATGAAGGGATGTTTGAATGCGTGAATGGGAACATTATAAAGGGTTACGAACTTCATGAAGGACTATCTTATCTTAGAAATTCAAAACCCCTTTTGGAGGTTGCTGAGGGATGTGGTAACAACTCTGAATCAGGTTTTGATGGTGCTGTAAATGGTTTAACTGCAGGAACCTACTTTCATGGAATATTTCATAATTTTCATTTTAGAAGGTTTTTCACAGATTATTTAAGAATTTCTAAGGGTTATGAAAAACTAGGGTTTGATCGGGATGATTTCGTTGAAATGAAAAATTTCTCAATCGAAAGATTGGCAGAGATATTTGGAGAGAATATTGATATGGAAATTTTTGATAAAAAAATTAGATAA
- the lonB gene encoding ATP-dependent protease LonB encodes MANSNSNSNSSFKEKLDFRSYKSSGDIDVPDRIIDQIIGQEEAVETVFKAAKQRRNVLLIGEPGIGKSMLAKGMAELLPPEELQDILVYPNMEDNHNPLIGAMPAGEGKKVVMNYKIKAKGQEEKKNMFMMVIIGFIIIVGFILQKYLEAIIAAGIVLLVMMQMKPRSTVMVPKLLVNNESKNTAPFIDATGSHAGALLGDVRHDPYQSGGLGTPAHERVEAGMIHRSNKGVLYVDEIGTLKMKTQQELLTAMQEKKYSITGQSETSSGAMVRSQEVPCDFVLVASGNLQVLEGMHIALRSRIRGYGYEVFMKDSMQDTPENRDKLVQFIAQEVKKDGRIPHFSREAVAEIIREAQRRAGKKDSLTLKLRDLGGLVRAAGDIAKGEGADSVTIAHVISAKKLARTLEQQIADRYIVQRKKYSVFKSEGSEVGRVNGLAIIGDRSGILLPIAAESAPAQSKDEGKIIATGKLGEIAKEAVQNVSALIKKNTGTDISNHDIHIQFLQAYDGVEGDSASVSIATAVVSALENVPVDQSVALTGSLSVRGDVMPVGGVTGKIEAAAEAGMKKVLIPAANMDDVMIEERYKNKIEVIPVENMSDVLEHALIGNGKEGLIEKMKKITDIVPKGILQKPHKPVTH; translated from the coding sequence ATGGCAAATTCAAATTCAAATTCAAACAGTTCATTCAAAGAAAAGCTTGATTTCAGAAGTTATAAATCTTCGGGAGATATAGATGTCCCTGATAGAATAATCGATCAGATTATCGGCCAGGAAGAGGCTGTTGAGACCGTTTTCAAGGCAGCGAAACAAAGAAGAAATGTACTTTTAATTGGGGAGCCTGGAATAGGTAAATCAATGCTTGCAAAGGGAATGGCAGAACTTCTGCCACCTGAAGAACTCCAAGACATCTTAGTATATCCTAATATGGAAGACAATCACAATCCGCTCATTGGTGCAATGCCTGCTGGTGAGGGTAAAAAGGTTGTAATGAACTACAAAATTAAGGCCAAGGGTCAAGAAGAAAAGAAAAACATGTTCATGATGGTTATAATAGGGTTTATTATCATCGTGGGGTTCATATTACAGAAATATCTTGAAGCCATCATAGCTGCAGGAATTGTTCTACTTGTTATGATGCAAATGAAACCTCGTAGTACTGTTATGGTTCCAAAACTTCTTGTAAATAATGAAAGCAAGAATACTGCACCATTTATAGACGCAACAGGTTCACATGCAGGAGCATTATTAGGTGATGTGAGGCATGACCCTTATCAGTCAGGAGGGCTTGGAACACCCGCACACGAACGTGTTGAGGCGGGAATGATACACCGTTCCAACAAGGGAGTATTATATGTTGATGAGATTGGAACCTTGAAAATGAAAACGCAGCAGGAACTCTTAACAGCCATGCAGGAGAAAAAATACTCCATAACTGGACAGAGTGAAACCAGCAGTGGTGCAATGGTACGTTCACAGGAAGTACCTTGTGATTTTGTTTTAGTTGCATCTGGAAATCTCCAAGTTCTAGAAGGAATGCACATTGCATTGCGTTCAAGAATAAGGGGTTATGGTTACGAAGTATTTATGAAGGATTCCATGCAGGACACACCAGAAAATCGTGATAAATTGGTTCAATTCATTGCTCAAGAAGTTAAAAAGGATGGTAGAATACCTCACTTTAGCAGAGAAGCTGTTGCAGAAATAATTCGTGAAGCACAGAGAAGAGCAGGTAAAAAAGATTCATTAACACTTAAACTAAGAGATCTTGGAGGTCTTGTAAGGGCAGCTGGTGACATTGCTAAAGGTGAAGGTGCAGACAGCGTTACAATAGCTCATGTTATTAGTGCTAAAAAACTTGCAAGAACACTCGAACAACAGATCGCTGATAGATACATAGTTCAGAGGAAAAAGTACAGTGTCTTCAAATCTGAGGGAAGCGAAGTTGGAAGGGTGAACGGCCTGGCAATAATAGGTGATCGTAGCGGTATATTACTCCCAATAGCTGCAGAATCAGCTCCTGCACAGAGTAAGGATGAAGGTAAAATTATAGCAACTGGTAAACTGGGAGAAATTGCTAAGGAAGCAGTTCAGAACGTTAGTGCTTTGATTAAAAAGAATACTGGTACTGATATATCCAATCATGATATACACATACAGTTCCTTCAGGCATACGATGGTGTTGAAGGAGACAGCGCAAGTGTATCAATTGCAACAGCAGTTGTATCTGCACTTGAAAACGTTCCAGTAGACCAATCAGTTGCATTAACAGGATCATTAAGTGTTAGGGGAGATGTTATGCCTGTAGGTGGAGTTACCGGTAAAATTGAAGCTGCTGCTGAGGCAGGAATGAAAAAGGTTCTTATACCTGCTGCTAATATGGATGATGTTATGATCGAGGAAAGATACAAGAATAAGATTGAAGTCATTCCAGTAGAGAATATGAGCGACGTATTAGAACATGCACTTATAGGTAATGGTAAAGAAGGTCTCATTGAAAAGATGAAGAAAATAACTGATATAGTTCCAAAGGGAATACTTCAGAAACCACATAAACCAGTAACCCACTGA